In Dasypus novemcinctus isolate mDasNov1 chromosome 10, mDasNov1.1.hap2, whole genome shotgun sequence, one DNA window encodes the following:
- the LOC101443120 gene encoding olfactory receptor 4P4-like, which translates to MGKKNNVTVFILLGLSQNKHIEILCFVFFLICYIAIWMGNLITMISISRTQLLDQPMYFFLNYLSLCDLCYTSTVIPKLMTDLLAERKTISYSNCMIQLFIIHFLGGTEIFILTGMAYDRYMAICKPLHYTIIMSRWRCNAIIIACYSGGLVHSASQFLLTIFLPFCGPNEIDHYFCDVFPLLKLACADTYRIGLLVIVNSGLIALVSFVIVMVSYLLILYTIRAYPAESRSKALSTCSSHVTVVVLFFVPGLFIYIRPPIIFPEDKVFALLYTIIAPLLNPLIYTLRNLEMKNALRKVWCHQWFLEGK; encoded by the coding sequence ATGGGAAAAAAGAATAATGTCACTGTGTTTATTCTCTTGGGACTTTCTCAAAACAAGCACATAGAAATACTctgttttgtattctttttaatttgttacaTTGCTATTTGGATGGGAAACTTGATCACAATGATTTCTATCTCACGCACTCAATTACTTGACcaacccatgtatttcttccttaattaTCTCTCACTCTGTGACCTTTGCTACACATCCACAGTGATACCCAAACTAATGACTGACTTACTGGCAGAAAGGAAGACCATTTCGTACAGTAACTGCATGATACAATTGTTTATCATTCACTTTCTTGGAGGCACTGAGATCTTTATCCTCACAgggatggcctatgaccgctacaTGGCCATCTGCAAGCCCCTGCACTACACCATCATCATGAGCAGGTGGAGGTGTAACGCAATCATCATAGCTTGTTATTCTGGAGGACTGGTCCACTCTGCCAGTCAATTTCTTCTCACCATCTTCTTACCCTTTTGTGGTCCCAATGAGATAGATCACTACTTCTGTGATGTGTTTCCTTTGCTGAAACTGGCCTGTGCTGATACATACAGAAttggtcttttggtaattgtgaattcAGGTCTGATTGCTTTGGTGTCTTTTGTGATTGTGATGGTATCCTATTTACTGATATTATATACCATCAGGGCATATCCTGCAGAAAGTCGTAGCAAAGCTCTTTCCACTTGCAGTTCTCACGTAACAGTTGTGGTGTTATTTTTTGTACCTGGCCTCTTTATTTACATTAGACCACCCATAATTTTCCCAGAAGATAAAGTGTTTGCTCTTCTCTACACCATCATTGCCCCCTTGTTGAACCCTCTTATTTATACTCTGAGAAATCTGGAGATGAAGAATGCTTTGCGGAAAGTGTGGTGCCATCAATGGTTTTTGGAAGGTAAGTAA